Proteins from a genomic interval of Xylocopa sonorina isolate GNS202 chromosome 6, iyXylSono1_principal, whole genome shotgun sequence:
- the LOC143424852 gene encoding uncharacterized protein LOC143424852, with product MNDRLSAENVSENSSVTDDTERSDSQNSVDKHVESTKMSVASNITRKIRTKLPNVAYYLKRLMRSRNGGKVLLEGEAIACSSEATEITESIINEQTVPEDGDSVERPESRAVQTGWHEPHTDPSNRSTRPDSEVPSTSTTNNRTSAYRPATTVVQTEPRQMISNSVNTTEAMTTNGIFVNVLNRESVVAGNILEFREALSSHLGWQTERLRDQESRTVPLVYIQSEDRQEVYPHSSVNGESGFSGSSTIGSEISSTSENDQPEVRNQRIGQDPNPQIFSGILNVDRVMRKPICRKDDEPTIY from the exons ATGAATGATAGGTTGTCAGCAGAAAATGTGTCTGAAAATTCTTCTGTTACGGATGATACAGAAAGGTCAGATTCGCAGAATTCTGTTGATAAGCATGTTGAGAGCACGAAAATGTCCGTAGCGAGTAATATAACCAGGAAG ATCAGAACGAAGCTACCGAATGTCGCTTATTACCTGAAACGTTTGATGAGATCGAGGAACGGAGGAAAAGTTCTACTCGAAGGGGAGGCGATCGCCTGTTCCTCCGAAGCGACTGAAATCACGGAGAGCAT AATCAATGAACAAACGGTACCGGAAGATGGAGATTCGGTCGAAAGGCCAGAGAGCCGTGCGGTACAAACGGGGTGGCACGAACCCCATACCGACCCCTCGAACCGTTCCACAAGGCCCGATTCTGAAGTACCTTCGACGTCTACCACGAACAACCGTACAA GCGCATACCGGCCAGCCACCACGGTTGTTCAAACCGAACCTCGTCAAATGATTTCAAATTCCGTGAATACCACCGAAGCAATGACTACGAACGGGATTTTCGTAAACGTATTAAATCGCGAAAGTGTTGTGGCAGGAAACATTTTGGAATTCAGAGAAGCCTTGTCCTCGCACTTAGG ATGGCAAACGGAAAGGCTTAGAGATCAAGAGTCTCGTACCGTTCCTTTGGTCTATATTCAGAGCGAAGATCGTCAAGAGGTTTATCCGCACAGCTCCGTAAACGGTGAAAGCGGATTTAGTGGATCGAGTACGATCGG GAGTGAAATTAGCAGTACGTCAGAAAACGACCAACCGGAAGTTCGTAATCAAAGAATCGGACAAGATCCTAATCCGCAGATTTTCAGTGGCATATTAAACGTAGACCGGGTAATGCGTAAGCCAATTTGTCGCAAGGATGACGAACCAACAATATATTGA
- the LOC143424963 gene encoding uncharacterized protein LOC143424963 — protein sequence MTENKSKVLVCPCMSKKLYRQKRRKDQCKRKRQTFVYNPEEEMWHEPYLKELRKEFSDVSILCDSKIELPWKDIALPAAGMKIRQEVSLTPLHDPAAETDDKDAEKELTEKESLGTMLLPWKDLIITETVPSTQTHPDSCDSTLEIPWSDLVLEKPIDIQPVQEEACVTDDVEIPWNDILIPRNIVIESQKKKHPSSKYPPRSGKDAKCCCVTVGCKINYTAACK from the coding sequence aTGACTGAGAATAAAAGTAAAGTACTAGTATGTCCATGCATGTCGAAAAAATTGTATAGGCAGAAACGAAGAAAAGATCAATGCAAAAGGAAAAGGCAAACGTTTGTCTACAACCCGGAAGAGGAAATGTGGCATGAACCTTATTTGAAGGAATTGCGGAAAGAATTTTCGGATGTATCTATATTGTGCGATTCAAAGATCGAATTGCCGTGGAAAGACATTGCGTTACCAGCAGCTGGCATGAAAATTCGTCAAGAAGTTTCATTGACACCTTTGCACGATCCCGCTGCAGAAACAGATGACAAGGATGCTGAAAAGGAATTAACAGAAAAGGAATCTTTGGGTACTATGCTTCTACCGTGGAAAGATTTAATCATTACAGAAACGGTGCCATCGACACAAACTCATCCTGATAGTTGCGATTCTACGTTGGAGATTCCGTGGAGTGATCTTGTCCTCGAAAAACCAATAGATATACAACCAGTTCAGGAAGAAGCTTGTGTCACCGACGATGTTGAGATTCCATGGAATGACATTTTAATACCGCGAAATATAGTGATTGAATCGCAAAAGAAGAAGCATCCGTCTTCAAAGTATCCACCTCGCTCGGGGAAAGATGCTAAATGTTGTTGTGTAACCGTTGGATGTAAAATAAATTATACAGCTGCTTGTAAATGA
- the Eff gene encoding ubiquitin-conjugating enzyme E2 eff, with amino-acid sequence MALKRINKELQDLGRDPPAQCSAGPVGDDLFHWQATIMGPPDSPYQGGVFFLTIHFPTDYPFKPPKVAFTTRIYHPNINSNGSICLDILRSQWSPALTISKVLLSICSLLCDPNPDDPLVPEIARLYKTDREKYNELAREWTRKYAM; translated from the exons ATGGCTTTAAAACGAATTAATAAG GAACTTCAGGACCTTGGTAGAGATCCACCTGCGCAATGCTCTGCTGGCCCCGTAGGAGACGATT TATTCCATTGGCAGGCAACTATAATGGGACCA CCTGACAGTCCATACCAAGGAGGAGTATTTTTCCTTACAATTCATTTCCCCACAGACTATCCATTCAAACCGCCTAAG GTTGCTTTTACAACCAGAATTTATCATCCAAATATCAACAGTAATGGAAGTATTTGTTTGGATATTTTAAGATCGCAATGGTCCCCAGCACTTACCATATCAAAGG TGTTACTGTCAATATGCTCCTTGCTCTGCGATCCAAACCCAGATGACCCTCTGGTACCAGAGATAGCGAGGTTATACAAAACCGACAGGGAGAAGTACAATGAATTGGCACGTGAATGGACGCGCAAGTATGCCATGTGA